The following are from one region of the Longimicrobium sp. genome:
- a CDS encoding DUF411 domain-containing protein, whose amino-acid sequence MRSVIAPRRLARAAALLVLSAAAACGSRAGESAPPPADGAAAAPQQAAQPPAPAVNAGGAKMVVYKTPTCGCCRAWVDHAKAAGFDVQVVDTANVDPVKREQGVPGHLGSCHTAVVDGFVIEGHVPAADVVRLLRDKPQGVAGLAVPGMPRGSPGMEMPGGARDPYDVIAFSKEGRVSVFETH is encoded by the coding sequence ATGAGATCCGTCATCGCTCCGCGCCGGCTGGCCCGGGCCGCCGCGCTCCTCGTTCTCTCCGCCGCCGCGGCCTGCGGGTCGCGCGCCGGCGAATCTGCGCCTCCGCCCGCGGACGGTGCCGCCGCCGCCCCGCAGCAGGCGGCGCAGCCCCCCGCCCCCGCGGTGAACGCCGGCGGAGCGAAGATGGTGGTGTACAAAACGCCGACGTGCGGGTGCTGCCGCGCATGGGTGGACCATGCAAAAGCCGCCGGGTTCGACGTGCAGGTGGTGGACACCGCCAACGTCGACCCGGTGAAGCGGGAGCAGGGCGTTCCCGGTCACCTGGGCTCGTGCCACACGGCGGTGGTCGACGGCTTCGTGATCGAGGGCCACGTGCCGGCCGCGGACGTCGTGCGCCTCCTGCGTGATAAGCCCCAGGGCGTGGCCGGCCTTGCGGTGCCCGGAATGCCGCGCGGATCACCGGGAATGGAGATGCCCGGCGGCGCGCGCGATCCCTACGACGTGATCGCGTTCAGCAAGGAGGGGCGCGTGTCGGTGTTCGAGACGCACTGA